The DNA region aaataaaaaatatgactaatataatggtattgtgagaCAAGATGAATAttgttaagaattaagaactaagaactcatggttatAGCAAAATTTGCAAATAGTTGCTTAAGTACATGTAGCGGTACGAGACCATATAATTAGTGCTAAaaattaagaactaaaaacctaGAATTggagatgttttttttttttttggtcaatggagatgctcttagggtGTAGTAGACTTGCAGTAAGTGAATGATGGATCTTAGAGGGCTCCGGTTGCAAATGAGCAAGCCCAGGCCCCCAAACCCACAAGCCGTGAGCGAGTGTTAGTGGGTTCATTCACTCTGTAGTTGACTGCCTGAGTTGTGagctctctctcgctctctctctctctgtgtcTCTCTCCCATCAATGGCCTCTTTGTTCCAGAAAATCCAACAGGTATGGTATCATATAATAATATCCTTATCGCGAAAAGCAGTCATTTTTGCGATATACGTTATTGAATAGTTGCGTATTTATGTTGTGTTGTGTTGGATCACAATTGATGTTCTGAATTTGTTTTCAGGCCTTTGCAAAACGACCCAAGTTTACTAAGGATCCAAGGCAACTCCAATTTGAAGTTGACATTAACCGCTTGTTCCTTTATTCAAGGTCAGTCAGTCATTTTGTTCTTTGAGCTTTAAGATGACAATGTTAAGATTGTTACAAGTCCCACGTTGGCTAGAGATATGACATAGATAACCTTTATAGAGGGTAGAACAACCTTCAAGAGCTAGCTTATAgtttgagttaggcctcccaaattctaaaaaataaagatCACATCAAACTTTTACATAATGGTAGCGGCTAGGTCATGATACTTGATGTTGCAAAAAAAATTGCAGATAAATACTGTTATGTGGTCATTGTTGAGGCTTCCAACCGCAATTTTAAATCCGTGAATTACATAATGTGGTTTTGGGAAACCGTAAGTAGGTTTCCACATTTAAGGGAGAAGTGATTCTAGGAGAAATTACTTGTTGTAGCTTTCGTGGGATAGAAAGAATAGAAGTGATTTGGAAGGTTTGAAAGTGAATCCAATCATGGTTATAGATTAATTGTTGTTTATTTAATGCTTTTGTCAGTTTATGTTATTTTGATGCCGCTGGTTTCGAATttgatgtgtgtgtgtgtgtgatgcTTTTCCTTATTTACATTACGAAATGTTTTACTCATGAGAAGACTTATCCAGCTTCAACCGATTGGGGAAGAGTGCTGATGAGGCAGCTGCCGAACAAGTTATTGAAATGGCCAGTAAAGCCTCTTTTGATGATCAGCAGAAGCAAGTACAAGAAAATGTTCATTCACAAATTAGAACATTCTGCTCATTCATGGATGAGATTCTTCTTCCAAATGAAAAGCCGTTGAATGACCCCCTTGGATTATCTCAGCAAGCAACCGTTTTCCCTCGCCGAAGTGGACTTAGCTTTGCTGTGGGTAGGACTGATGCACCTCCTCATGATTCTGGTTAGTTTTTTCCTCACTTTCTCAATCCTTTCATCTTTTATTTAACTTTTCCTGTTATAAATATATACTTCTATTTGGGGTTTATTTACTGAGAGAGCCATAAGAATTAGCAGCCAGAAAAGTACTAAAACTGACATATTTCCTAATCAAAATATCCTCATCCTTGGTTTGATTCATGTTTTAACTTGTAAGCACCATACATAACCCATGGTCGTAGTACCTACTTGTTTACTCTCTTTATCTGGTTAGGCATTGTCTTCTAGATTCTATAATCAAAAGACCATGGATGTGATGCTGACATTTAtagttttaatgtttttttttccttttgtatATGAGTATATACAATTATTACAGTTTTGTGCTTTCCAGATGATGAATTGAATGcacatatttataaaatattcatGAATTCGTCATCTCAGGTTACTTCAAcactatattttttaataatagctGCTTAGGTCTTGCTTCTCTTCCTTTAGATCCACAAGGGTATAGAAAATATCCTATTTTATTAACAATTTTCCTTTATTCATTTATCTCTTTATAATTTCATGTTATTGGgaaattttcttctttttgcctGTTCACTGTAGCCACTTGTCATTGATGTGCTTTTGGAGCAGCTGCCCCTCAGACAAGACCATTGAGCCAAGCTGAAGTTTCTCAGAAATTGAAAGATCAACTCGGCTACACGCTTAATGTTAAACCGTCTCAAATATCTCACAAGGATGCCGGCCGGGGTCTTTTTTTAGATGGTGCCTTGAATGTTGGTGCTGTGGTGGCTTTTTACCCTGGAGTGGTCTACTCTCCGGCTTACTATCGCTATATTCCAGGGTACCCAAATGTCGCTGCGCGGAACCCCTATTTGATTACAAGATATGATGGGAACGTCATCAATGCCCAACCGTGGGGTACCGGAGGTGACAAGCGCGAAATGTGGAATGGTAGGAGCACACAAGAAATCAAGGCTGATCTGAAAGGAGCTGAGAAAGGCTCAGAAAGGTTCTGGAAAATGCTGAGTAAGCCTTTGGAAGGAAACAAAGGAGATAGAAGTGAACTCATTGAGCGTAGAAACCCATTAGCATTGGCTCATTTTGCCAATCACCCTCCAAAAGGGGTGCAACCAAATGTCATGATTTGCCCTTATGATTACCCATTGACTGAAGACAACATGAGGGTTCACATTCCAAATGTATTGTTTGGAGATGCAGAAGTGAATATGAGGAGATTTGGCAGTTTTTGGTTCAAATCAGGAGGGTCAAGAAATAGTGGATCACATGTTCCAACACTGAAATCTCTTGTTTTAATAGCTACTAGGGCTATCCAAGATGAGGAACTTCTCCTGAACTACAGGCTAAGCAACACTAAGCGGAGACCGGAATGGTATGCTCCCGTGGATGAAGAAGAGGACAGGAGAAGATGGAGCTAGGCAATCCATCATTGAATTCTGAATCTAATTCTTGTTTTGTCTCTTAGAAAGCTGCATTTGTAATGATTTGGATTGGATATTATTTTTCtgataaataagtttttggtcccttttTAGGCGACAAAGTGTGTCTCtaggtaaacaacttaattaagcacttatgacaATTAATCGCTTAagctcttattcataagctaatttgataaGTGCTTATTTGTAAGCTAATCTGggcaatttatgaaaataagctcataACAGCCTATAGGTAGGTCATAGGCTATTTACATaatctctctcaacacttgtttAAGcgtttatgctataagatatTGTATTTTTGCTGGATATTAAAATACACTAGCTAATAAACCCAAAGTATTTTCCtactgtaaccaaaaaaaaaaaacccaaagtaAAGCCTTGTTTAATACCAACGGTAAGCCTTCTTTTAATACACTAGCTTTCCTTCAACTTCTTGAAACCTATACCTTTGACTGAAGAGTTTCAAATAGTTCACTGAGATTCTTCTAGTTGCTCCTTCGATGTCTACTTACAAAAAGTTATTGAATGGTGTAAGACTAATAGTGTAAGACATGAGTGTATATATTATAGACCAAAACATGGAAAATGACTTATTTACCCCATTAATATTTGTTAAATGAAAGTAGTCAACAAAACTCCAGTTTTGATTGCTGTTTTGTAAATCAATTTTTTGGCTtttaaactgaaaaaaaaagtttgatgtGAACGGTTTTTTAAAAGCTGTTCTTAAAAACCATCGTTATTTTCAGTTTAACATCTAACCGTTTTATATTTCTGAGCTTTTAAGTCATAGGTTTTTTAGCTTTGGAAAACATATCCCTCAGGCCGTTATTTTTCTTATATTCATATATGAAAAACAGGTTTTTCAAAATTGCTTTTAAAAAtggttttaaattaaaaaaaattaaaaagggaATCAAACAGGTGATAGATAATTGGTTTTACTGCAATATCTTCCTGAGCTTTATTTTTCTTGCCTTTTTTCTTACTCCTGATTATATATGAATTAggtttttatttcttaaatCATGTAACATAATCGTTCTAATTGACCTCTGGTAAAACCTAATTCATATATAATCAAGATAGAATTTGATGTTGAGTAGCAAGTAAAGAATTTTTCTACTACTGAATATTGATGTGAGGACTAAAAAAAAGCATGCAAAAAAATACAGAGAGGAAGAGATCCTCATTTAAATTACAGAAGAAAATTTTACAgagaatataaaatatattacagGTAATTGAAAAGAAATCAATTTATGTTATTCTGATTTACATTGCATCGATTGAGCTTAAACTTGAGAAGCAGTGGTCCCCTTCCTGTCATATGATCAATATTATTAGCTACTTCATGATCTTCATTTCCACCTGTTAGCTCAGATcttgaaatattttcaaaacgCACCATTTGCTGATATCCTTCCACCACTTTTTCAGTATAACATAACTTGTTCCCCCTATAGATCTCCTCTAGAGTACAGTGCCGCGATTCGGCTAAAATATCCACCATGGAGCGTTTCTTACATCTCCCTCTACCCCTTCTTCTGCATTTACCTTTTACTGCCTTAGAAGATGAAAATGATGGACGACTTTTATGAACATGAATTGAACATCTAGCTGCCGCTGATTGAGATAAATTGAACTTTTCAGGTTGATTACCCTCTTCATGTGATGAAAGGTAGTCTCGCCGGCTACAGTCGTTGGTAACCTTGTTTCCTTCTCCGTGAGAGAACAAGTCAGAGTCATGCTTAACATTTTGCTGAGGCTGAATAAGATGATGTTGCACTTCAGTTTTGCCAAACTCACCTATACTGTCAATATCATTTGGAGAAGGCATCAAGTTGGAATTACACCCTTTGAGTGATTCAAATGGTGGCAACACATCTCTGACACCATGGTTGAGACACATTTGCAAATACTTCTCAGAAAATGGCCAGTTATGAAGGATGCAACTGCGACGCGAAGCAAGAACATACTGTCTGCAACAAAACTTAATATTAACATGTTTAGATTCATGTTCAAATattccagaatcaattctgctaCCATAAAAGCTACAACGAGTAGCTTCTCGCAGAATCAATTCTCCTTACAACGTGAAAATCTACCGTCTATCGAAACATGCACTACATGCCAATAATTAAGATtaatcttcaaaaaaaaaattattctcaaCTTTTTCCATTGTCTATCAACCATTGATATTTGATACAAATAATCCTTTCCAAAACCTAAAGATAAGTTTAATAGGACTCACAAAAGGGAATTAAAAACAATAGCAAATGAGAAACAAAGAGCTGAACAGAGAAAAAACACAAGCTTAAATTGTGCTTGAAATATTGTACATAATCTACAACAAATAGGCATTTCAAACCTTAAAAGTACAAGACAGTGCAATCCAAGAGACCAATCTATATATACAACATGAAATAATGGCATAATATTTAAGGGAAAAAAGGACCTTATTATATAGTTTGAAATGCAGATATactttgatgttaattttttcagTACCTTATGGAGAAGGGTTTAACATCTGCTACAGAACCCGTTTCTTGTTGAGACATGATTTACCAGAGATTGCAACTTTGCAAGTCGATCCCAAAAAGCTGCATAAAATGACCAAGTTTCAATACCCTAGAGAACAAAAAAACgatatcagaaaaaaaaaaaaaaaaaacgagcaCAAAATTTTCATGTGGGTACCCTAAAAGTGGATAATTTATACGCAGAGTATGTGGAGAAGGGAATGAGAGATGAAAGTTTTGGTGAATTCTTGTTCATTCAAGAAAGAAGCAACAGAGTGAGTCAGCTAAACATTCTTGAAACTTgagaggaagagaaagagaagattcATAGAACAGGATTAAGGAGAGAAAGGTTAGTAGGGTTTTGAAGGAAATGGGAATGGCGAAAAGAGAAGTAGAAGAGACAGAAATTAAGGAAGCAAAGGAAACTGAGTGAGAAACGAGGTAGTAGAAATGTGGAATGGTCACTTTATGTATTTTGCTTCTTTAATtgctgtcttttttttttttttttttgttattgttgacTTCATTTTATCTATCTAGCCTTTAGCCACTGTGAGTGTGTTATGGAATAGTAGGAATGCTGCTATTTTTAGAGAAGAAGAAGCGGTGATATCTGTGATATTGGAAAAGATAAAATTCAAGTCCTGGTGTTGGCTAAAGGCTAGAAGGAGAAATTTCCAATATTCACTTTTTGAGTGGACACATGAGCCTTTGTGCTGTATTGGTAATTAACATTGTGGGATATCTGTTATTATTCTGTGTTAGAGGATTGCTGCCACACATGGAGGAGAATATATATTACCCAGAATTATGCAGCAGGTGGAGAGTACTTGAGCGCTTGGTGTAGTTGGTGGTATATATATGGATTTGTTCCTACTGCTTGGCTGGTGTGGGATTGGTAATTGGGCTGGGGTTATTTTGATTCTTTGTAAACTCCCTTGGAAAATTCTTCTCGGCTTTATAAataggtactctttttccttactaggttttcccaagggggttttctcctagtaaggttttaatgaggccatTTTTATAAAGCCTTTTTCCATTGGGGTATGGGGTGGGTTAGTTTTGGTTGTAGTAGGTTGCCTTGTATTGTTCTCGTTTCAGTCTTTTTCCCTTCTTTCTTCCTTACTTGTATTGggattgaagtaccccttgtacttcttttcaatataattcatattgcttatcaaaaaaaaaaatctatctaGTACTCACTTCATTTTGTTGACAAGTCCAAATAAAGATTTGACCGGGACGACTTATAAACGGTAGAATAACTCTCATCTAGCTTATTTGTTAGAGTAGATCTAACACAATAGTATTAGTTTATACTCTATTTACATTATGTCATCCATGTAAGAGAGCGTGTTGAAAAGTTTTACATCTTTGATCAAATATGTGTTTATAAAAAGTAGAAAAACTCTCTAATATTTGGTCAAACCTAAATTCTAAAGCATTTAACAACTACTATACCAATGTAAATTAAGGGAGGATTTTCAATTTTGGGCAATTTATAATAATCAGGTCTTTATAGAAACCAACCAAGAAAGAAAGtgaaatgttttttttgttatatagTTAACATATTCGTTTAAGGAAACTAAGGGAAAAAAGTATaggtataattattttttctaatttataGTTAGTGATTTGTTTCATCTTTGCCTATCTGATATAAAGGAGAGCACACTCCTAAATGCTCTAAAGCCTCTCCTTTAAACCTCTATGCTTATGCACATGAACCCACATATTAGGTTGCATACTCTGACATGAATGAATAAGCTTATTCATACtgcttttgattgaatatatatatatacacccgCATATTAGCTTGCATACTCTGACATGAATGAATATGCTTGTTTTATATTGGTTTTGAGTGGTTGATATGACGAGTTGATATTAAATATACCTCTCTATTTATTTCTTCCTGTTGGTAGGAACATCAATATTTTCCATGCTGATATAAGTGATATGTGATTTGGGTATAGTTTCCATTAGCTGTGAAGAATTTTATCTAGCCGGATACATTGACAATGATTCTTGAAAATCTTATCCTACAGTTTGTGTTCTGAGTCCAACGGGTTAATCACTGACAAGCTGAAAGAATGCACATAATTCAAGACCTAATCACATGAAAATAAGCTTAAGTTCTTTTGAAAGCTGAATTAGTCCGGTTTTTGTCTCTACACTCATTCTTTTACTCTGTTCTCAATTGCACGGGTTTTGTGCATGTATGTTTTCTTCTGGTGATATTTCACTAAATGCATTGATTCGTCCTACTGGTTGATTTGCTGTTGTTTCATGAAACAGTTTTTGGCGCTTCCCTAGCTAATACAAAATCTGGTGCTGGATAacaattttattgtttttagaAAAATGATACGGATCGGattaatatttgaattaaaagagcctggaaattttcaaaatattatagAAATTTAACCTACATTTTAGTTAAACCAATTTGTATTTATAAGTGATGGTATAGAGCTActctaaaatatttttcattcaaTTACCATTGTCCAAACTATTTCTACCTGGCTTAGAAGCCTAAAGACAAACGGAGAAAACTCTCAATTCCAAAATTGAAATATGCTTCAAGAGTTTTCTTTTTATAGCCTTAATAAGGAGGAGAATAAATTAGTTAAAAGAAATACAAAGATATATGGGTAGATGAAGCTGGGTAGATGTAACTGGGTACATAACCAATCACATCTAACCATCTGCACCCTAGTCGAATGATGTCGGCTTAGTGTTCTGCATCATCCTTTTAGGGCTCGAAAAAACTCGTCTATGAGGCTAGTCACTATCTTGGTCATGATAATGTGAAAGATCAGTGACATTAGAAAGATCCTAGCAATTCTATCATAGTGTTGTCATTGATCTTTTAAACCACTCGAAATAGTCTATAGGCTCTTGGAGAAAGTTTGACATTTTGTTGTTTAGGAAATCTTTCTTCTTTCAAGTAAATCCATACGAAATCTCCTTCTTTAAAAGTGACTTGCTTTCGGTGCTTATCTCCCACATTCTTGTACCTTGGTTCTTCTCAATCCGGTTCAAGCTTCTTCATTCAACTTAATTCTTGATCTATTTTGCTCTTTGGCTAGCATCTATGTTAAACTGATTATTAGTGGAGAAAGAAGCTAGGATTAAGAGGTCGAGTGTCATACACTACATCAAAAGGATATTTTCTTGTAGCTTAATTGGTAGAATTGTGGTAAGCAAACTGCACCGTGGAGCCAAAATACATTCTCATTGGGGGCTATTCTTCCCAACAAAACTTCACAGAAGCCTATTGATTGCATCGCTTTGACCATCAGTATGATGATGATTGGCACTACTCAATCCTAGCTTAGTACCCATTTTCTTCCACAAGGTTCACCAAAAGTGACGAAATATTTTTGTATCTGAATCAGAAGTGATGATTTTGAGAATTCCATGAAGACGAacaatttctttaaaataaatataaaaaatatggacaacatcatttgttttataGAGGGTGATGTTTTAAATAGACTCAAGCAATTATAacaagagtaatgatatatacacagctcattttttaaacactttatttctacctctttttatttctatctctctcatcttatcatctatcaaatctcatattttctctctcttattttttattttcttcctatctctctcaccattccacctctccacctcaaaagaaatgtgtggatgaaacattatccATTATAAcaattaagtaaaaaaaaaacaataaaatggTGACTCTTTTATAGAACGGTTCTAACATAACACATGATGCagttggaacttggaagcaCAATAGGGATTAGTAAGCGCTAACCCTATGGACAaactctggaatccaccagaacgagataaaactcataaattttattataataaaaattatcTTATGTCTATGTCTTACAATTGcttaaatagaaaaagaaataagatCCTAACCGAAAATAAATAAGATTCTAaccaaaaactaaataaaactaCTAAAATACTTAAATTCTATTTTTCGGACCCGAAACGGATTCAGATGGGCTAAAAGTGAGGATTGCTAAAGCCTTATATAAGGACTACATTAGCCATATCATCAAGTCATCTTAATAGGTCAAAAACATTTTACCTTTCAAAGGGTATCACGTGAAAACAAAAGATTAGCAATGGTATAAAATTGGTATTACTATCCTAAACCATTGATTTCAAATTGCATGTTAATGAAGCCTTTCCCTCCATAAAAGGAACAAGTAAATAACAGGTGTTTAACTATAAGGCAAGCTTTATTGAACTACAACGCTGAACAAAATATTGAGTCCAGTCCAGACTAATTCATCATGTGCCTCCAACTGTAACAGTAGTATTACATgcataaaataaataacaaagcATTAATTTTCAAAACACATTTGAGGTTTTTAATCAATAGACTACAATTTGCAACATTTCTAAACACCATAAAACCTACAAAAATTCCCAGTAAAAACAGATAAACTAGTGCCATTATCCTAAAGTAAAAACATATTTTCCAAGAATTCTTAACTTGTAATCGCAACCTGAAAATAATACCTATAAACCATACCCCGGAAGGAATGAAAGCGTCAGTTTCTTTACTCAAATATTCATCAGTAATATAATAGTTTTTACTCTCTTGATTCCAATTTGATACACCAATTGGAAGTTCACCAGATCCATCTATaagtaaatataattaaatgaCTGACAGCTTGAATTTGATTAGCACTAGCACATAGTTAATAAAACAAAGGAATATAGTGATCATAGACTTCAAATGACatattgaaattttatgttTACCTCTCTCTACATatctattaataaataatagaatcctctgaatatttatgaagagaaagagagacacAAAGATACATAATACAATGTCATGTGACATGAAATGATCCTGATCTGGGGAAAAATGTCTAAGCTCCagcgacttcttgagcttgtttCAACTTTCCTTTACTTTATACAGTTTTCCCCACTGCAACCCTTTTGTCTTCCACTTCAGTTTGGTTTTCAATCCTAGCAAACACTGGTTTAGGTTGGGCCATGACCTGGCCACCCTTAAGACCACCCCATCTGGTGTCACTCCAGGTTGCTGCATCAAATTGGTCCCTAGAATAGCCAAGCTGTGCATATATTCTCCAACTCAAGCTCGGGGAAACAGGAAATAGTGCAACTGCGATAATCCTCACTGTCTCTAATATAATCACAATGTCCTTGGCAGCTGCTTCAGAGGCAGCACCCCCTTGCTTAAAGGGAGACCATGGTGCACGCTCATCCATATAGGAATTGCCAATATTACCAATTTCCATTACAACCTCACAAGCTGATTAAAGGGATAGATTTTCATAGTGAATACGAGCTTTATCAACCAGCCTCTCTACATTGTCCTTAGAAAGCATTTCCTTCTGCAGCTGTAGTAGAATCCACCACCAAAGTTGATGGgcagttctttttcaaatgccCTAGTGTACAATTAAGAAGATTTCGGATTGTGTTGGCAAGGTGTGCATTTACAATATTGATGAAGTGTCCCTCTGAATAGTCCCCATCATTGACAAATTCCACCTCTCTAAGGAAGAAGTACATAACTGCATCGGTCCCGACTTTATTTACCGAATCATTTGGTTCAAGCGTATTCCCAAGTGACTTTCCCATCTTCAGGCCATCTTAACATTATCAAAATAATAAGCATTGCTTTGTCAAGAATCCATGTTCAAATACCATTTTGGGAAGGCACAGTCCAGCAGACATTAGCATAGCAAGCCAATAAACAGCATGGATGCGTAGAATATCCAATCAACTGCAGTGAAGCTGGCCAACCTGAAGAAACAGCATTTAGTAAATCAGGCTGTTCTTGCTCATCAGACAGTGCTGATATATAGCCTAATAAATCATCAATGAAATTTAAGAATTACTAGTGATCATAGACTTACTAGCCAACTGCTCTTTCAGTTTTCTACAAGTTAATGATGACCTGAACAAAAACATAGTGAGACTGAGCTAATAAATCCCTCTTACATAATTTAATTGACAGTTTGCACGTTACTGAGTTTTTTGTGAAGAGGAGAGACTAAATTACACCTAACAATTAGATAATGCAGCCATAGAAAGTTAAAAGTTTGAGGTACCAGCAGCAGTAAACTTTCACACATTTCAACTCCCACGGACAATGCACGCTCAGGCCAACACAGAATTATGCCATTAAAGTTCGACATCAAGTGATAAATCATCATCTAGACTGTCCCTAGACTTCTTCATTTTTGTATGTAGATCAAGTAGTAAATATCCTAGCAACTCCGATTGAGAATGGGACTTATCACCAACTACAAATACTTGCACTGTATTACCAACTTCAACCCAGCTACAGCCTGGCTGTTTTTTTAACCCCTTGTCCTTCATTTTC from Lotus japonicus ecotype B-129 chromosome 2, LjGifu_v1.2 includes:
- the LOC130737495 gene encoding uncharacterized protein LOC130737495, producing MSQQETGSVADVKPFSIRQYVLASRRSCILHNWPFSEKYLQMCLNHGVRDVLPPFESLKGCNSNLMPSPNDIDSIGEFGKTEVQHHLIQPQQNVKHDSDLFSHGEGNKVTNDCSRRDYLSSHEEGNQPEKFNLSQSAAARCSIHVHKSRPSFSSSKAVKGKCRRRGRGRCKKRSMVDILAESRHCTLEEIYRGNKLCYTEKVVEGYQQMVRFENISRSELTGGNEDHEVANNIDHMTGRGPLLLKFKLNRCNVNQNNIN
- the LOC130737493 gene encoding uncharacterized protein LOC130737493 isoform X2 produces the protein MASKASFDDQQKQVQENVHSQIRTFCSFMDEILLPNEKPLNDPLGLSQQATVFPRRSGLSFAVGRTDAPPHDSAAPQTRPLSQAEVSQKLKDQLGYTLNVKPSQISHKDAGRGLFLDGALNVGAVVAFYPGVVYSPAYYRYIPGYPNVAARNPYLITRYDGNVINAQPWGTGGDKREMWNGRSTQEIKADLKGAEKGSERFWKMLSKPLEGNKGDRSELIERRNPLALAHFANHPPKGVQPNVMICPYDYPLTEDNMRVHIPNVLFGDAEVNMRRFGSFWFKSGGSRNSGSHVPTLKSLVLIATRAIQDEELLLNYRLSNTKRRPEWYAPVDEEEDRRRWS
- the LOC130737493 gene encoding uncharacterized protein LOC130737493 isoform X1, translating into MASLFQKIQQAFAKRPKFTKDPRQLQFEVDINRLFLYSSFNRLGKSADEAAAEQVIEMASKASFDDQQKQVQENVHSQIRTFCSFMDEILLPNEKPLNDPLGLSQQATVFPRRSGLSFAVGRTDAPPHDSAAPQTRPLSQAEVSQKLKDQLGYTLNVKPSQISHKDAGRGLFLDGALNVGAVVAFYPGVVYSPAYYRYIPGYPNVAARNPYLITRYDGNVINAQPWGTGGDKREMWNGRSTQEIKADLKGAEKGSERFWKMLSKPLEGNKGDRSELIERRNPLALAHFANHPPKGVQPNVMICPYDYPLTEDNMRVHIPNVLFGDAEVNMRRFGSFWFKSGGSRNSGSHVPTLKSLVLIATRAIQDEELLLNYRLSNTKRRPEWYAPVDEEEDRRRWS